TGGGTTTGACACACGCCATTCATCGGCGGCCGCATGAATTGTCCGGCGGGATGCGACAACGCGTTTCGCTCGCACGGACATTGGCCATGAAACCAAAGGTTTTGTTGCTGGACGAACCGCTGTCGGCGTTGGATGCACTGACACGAAGCGTCATGCAGGATGAGATTTTGAAGATCTGGCAGGAGGAGAAACAGACCTGCCTGATGATTACCAATGATGTGGATGAGGCAATCTTGGTGGCCGACCGGATCGTACCACTAAATCCGGGGCCCAATGCCGGCTTGGGACCGGCGTTCACCGTTGGCTTGGATCGGCCCCGAGATAAGACCGAGCTAAATCATAACGAACGGTTCAAGCACTTGCGAAACGCAGTGACTAACTATTTGGTCGCCGTTCGGCAAAGGGCACGATCCCGAGACGCGCAAAAAGGCGGCGTTGTGGAGATTCAGCGTCCCGACATCCAACCGGTGGATCTGACGTTGCCTCGAAAAGCAATACTGA
The DNA window shown above is from Crateriforma spongiae and carries:
- a CDS encoding ABC transporter ATP-binding protein — protein: MSIATSSEITADQLAVIPKSVEKQPPAPTPIMAVRNVSKGYGSGATRVGVLNGINLNLREGEFLAVVGFSGSGKTTLAQLLAGLVKPDSGEITMDGEPVTGPGPERGLVFQNYSLLPWLTVRGNIALSVDRVFQTWSKAQRREHVDRFVELVGLTHAIHRRPHELSGGMRQRVSLARTLAMKPKVLLLDEPLSALDALTRSVMQDEILKIWQEEKQTCLMITNDVDEAILVADRIVPLNPGPNAGLGPAFTVGLDRPRDKTELNHNERFKHLRNAVTNYLVAVRQRARSRDAQKGGVVEIQRPDIQPVDLTLPRKAILNSPI